The segment GAAGTCTGTAAAATGGAGGCTAAAGCTTTGTTTCCCGAGGACGAGCTCTGTTGCTCTgtatgttgtgatatttttaaagagcctgTTGTCCTGAAATGCAGCCACAGCTTCTGTGGAGTGTGTTTGAAGGAGTTCTGGGAAGAGAAGAGCTCTCGGGAGTGTCCCATCTGCAGGAGAAAGGCCTCTATGAATGATCCTCCGTTAAACCTGGCCTTAAGAAGCATTGTGGAGTTCTTCTTAAAGcagaagaatgagagagaaactaCCGACAAGAGTGACGCTCGCTGCAATCTTCATGGGGAGAAACTTCTATTATTCTGCAAACATGACAAAGAGCCTCTCTGTGTCATCtgtcagacttcaaaaaaacacagaaaccacccGGTCTGTCCAGTGGAAGAGGCCGTACTGGAGCTGaaggtattttattttcaatataatgtatttaatattttcaagacACAATCAAATATGTGTAAAATGTCTCTGACAGACGGCTGTGGTGTGAGGTCTTGTAAATACAGTCAGTCTGGCCTCCACTTCCACTCACAAAGGCAGCAACAGTAACGATCCTGCTGATCAGGCAAAAGCAGGAAGAGGCAGCACTGTATCTGAAAGTGTGTTTACAACCATTAAAACATCATGTATATTAGACTTTCAGTGTAGggctttatgaataaaatgcaagcaTGGTTAATCTTGATTGACAGTTGTGCTTGGGGGCCTTTTACAGAGAATATGGCTCCAAATAttaacactgaaatacacagagccattttagaaatatataGCAATGATACGTCAAATTAGTAGTACTGACAGGACAAATGGAGATATCACAGATGAACTTTAATATAATAAAGGTCACAACCTAATAAAATTGCTGTTAAATATTATGTTATTTGCCTGGGGAGAGAACTGAgcaacaaacaggaagtaaagAAATCTGCAATGACTGGTGGAGACAAGAGCTATACATATGCGCAAAAAATTCTTATACCAACAAGTCAAATCAGTTTTATAAGTGCTTTAACATTTCTTACAGTCtactataaaatatgaaattacaacccagcaaaagttattttttaatcctaTATGCTGTGAAATTTGACtggtttaattgttttgaaaattcATCACATATGTTATGCTGTGTTATAAGTATGTTTCACTAATCTTTACTTAATTTGTAGCAGGGCTATTTTCCTGACTACCTTTCCAGTGTTCTTAATAAGCTGTACTGACTTTCACTTGTATTGCAGCAGGGGTATCAATGTGccatttgtgtctttctgtaaGTGATAACTGATTAATTTAACTCCAGGAGGAACTCAACCCTGCACTTAatcttattaaagaaaaactgaagaggTTTACTGACGTTGAACAAGAATGTAAGGAAACAGCTGAACACATCAAGGTAAGGAAAGAAATTACGAATACTGTTTAGGtacacaaaaatagaaaataattgtttttggttGATGTTGTTTTTGACAGGCATAACAAACACACTGGCTGCCACgcttaaataatgaaaaatagttACAATATTCAGGTCTAAAATAGCGTGTTTGAATTGCAGAGTCAGgtccagcacacagagaggcagataaaggcagagtttgagaagctccaccagttcctgcgagaggaagaggaggccagacTTGCTGctctgagagaggaagaggagcagaagagtcaGATAATGAAGGAGAAGATAGAAAACATCACAGGACACATCTCCACTCTTACAGACAAAATCACAGCTATAGAGAAGGCAATGGACACTGAAGACACCTCCTTTTTACAGGTAGGAGCTTGATTTGCTGTAATTCAGTATGCTGGTTTGTGGTTTTTCACAATATGTGGCCGTGTTCCCTTATTCTGCACCAATGCAGCAGTAGCCTGCTGAGACAGTGTCAAACTCAGGGTGCAGGTGTTCATAGAGATGCatcagctcattttaaaatgtcatcacatatttttttaatatttttgaattttgtgaaaaattggTGTCACCAGAAAGTCAATAGAAAACATCAGCACTGCAGAGTAGGACATGTCCTGTATAATTTACTGAAGGCCTCATTTTCCCCACATAATTGTCTTTCACCATTGTGTCCTCTATAATAGCAATGACACTGTACACTACATGCAGGCAACTGCTGCACAGTTCAAGACGGATGCAACTGCCTGTTCACTCCATAGATGTTCAGTCATTTGATTCAGAGTTGCTGAGAAATCTTCCAGCCACATGGTAGCAAAATGAATGGTCAACAAAACCTGCACAGCATTTGTATACACAACCGTGAGAATGCTGGGATGTTCATTGCTTAATTATCTCAGGagtcacacctgtgtggaagctcCTGCTTTCAATATTCTTTGCACgtactgtacattacagtacctTCATTCATATGTGCTTACTGttaaaattacatcacttttatttgcattgtttttcacTTATTATATGTCTCTCATAATAATCTCTACTGAGTAtgtttatacatgtatacatctTATTACaattgtgctgttgtgtttttcagagctaCAAGAACATCAAGGAAAGGTATGCAGACTCTGCCCTTTTTTCCAGTGTCTGTTTAAACCCTAAATCTGGGGCGACAtaactcaggaggtaagagcggttgtctggcagtcggagggttgccagtttgatcccACATGTCCCTGTgcaagacatctaacccctaattgctcctgaagagctgattggtacctttcatggcagcctttcaccgttggcgtgtgagtgaatgggtgaatgagaggcatcaattgtaaaactCTTTctataaaagcgctatataaatgcagtccatttaccatttaaatcttgagtgactcctgcttgtcattacagagcccagtgcacactgcaggatccagagctgctctcagggGCACTGACAGATGTGGCCAAACACTTGGGcaacctgaagttcagagtctgggagaagatgctggagatggtgcagtacagtgagtatCTGGGGCAGCCGGTGAAATGATgttttttgcatgtatttaatGAACAGAGGAATCTGaagaaacaagctgtattctGAAATGGTGCTAAAGATAAACAATACGAAGTCACCCAGTCTCAGTTCCCTCCAAGTTTATGAAGGTCCCGTGGGGTGCATTGCTCTTCTCTCAATTTGAAATTAGAACCCAGGCAAACACAGAATTAGCATTATATATAAAACCTAattaataatatgtttttttagctgtgtgaattgaattttgaaatgtgttagttgatttattcattttcatattaatttcatgtttaaagTATGAATCACTTTAACTACAGTATATATGaatctgaataaaaacatgttttcaatgtacaaaaatgccaagttgctcacacatacactgtaaGTCATTaagacttgcaaaatctaggcctgccatcaAAAGtaatgatatcaaaattaggccaagttacaataaacaatgtttatatttaagtttcagtgttttatttttagtttgagtGAGTGGTTTTTATGAGTCTGAGGTGAGGTTTGAATGCAGCCTGTTGCTCATCCAAAAGTGTCATAGGTAGATGTGCTCCCCGGGAAGCTACTAGTGAAgaatatatagatagatagatagatatactttattgaaccccgtggggtaatttgtcctctgcattttgacccatcctagttacttaggagcaatGGGCacccacagtgcagcgcccagggaccaactccagttctgaggccagtaccttggtcaagggcaactgcaggagtgcacctaacatgcatgtctttgagcgtgggaggaaaccggagtacccggagtaaacccacgcgaacacggggagaacatgcaaactccgcacagaaaggccccaagcggAGATTCGAACACataaccttcttgctgtgaggcgacagtgctaaccactgtgccaccgtgTC is part of the Anguilla rostrata isolate EN2019 unplaced genomic scaffold, ASM1855537v3 scaf0152, whole genome shotgun sequence genome and harbors:
- the LOC135246301 gene encoding E3 ubiquitin-protein ligase TRIM35-like translates to MEAKALFPEDELCCSVCCDIFKEPVVLKCSHSFCGVCLKEFWEEKSSRECPICRRKASMNDPPLNLALRSIVEFFLKQKNERETTDKSDARCNLHGEKLLLFCKHDKEPLCVICQTSKKHRNHPVCPVEEAVLELKEELNPALNLIKEKLKRFTDVEQECKETAEHIKSQVQHTERQIKAEFEKLHQFLREEEEARLAALREEEEQKSQIMKEKIENITGHISTLTDKITAIEKAMDTEDTSFLQSYKNIKERAQCTLQDPELLSGALTDVAKHLGNLKFRVWEKMLEMVQYTPVFLDPNTAAPWLSLSDDLTTVRDTGTEQKCPDNPERFELHVSVLGSEGFTSGKHSWEVKVGNKPDWDIGVVKESISRKGEITYSPESGFWLLFLRDGDKYIAADGTKLTLKRKPQSIRVQLDYDRGEVSFFDSSDMSLIYTSTDTFTERVFPFFSPYLKEDKNDGPLQICPVKISVKVTSNQ